The following proteins come from a genomic window of Halalkalicoccus subterraneus:
- a CDS encoding DUF1405 domain-containing protein, which translates to MTGPTLPAWLAPLPRRLEDLALRYAWLIVAINVAGTAFGFWYYRFQFAGTPVSMWPWVPDSPLATLFIALSLALWKLDRRNELVDMLAFFGNIKLGLWTPFVLLSFNDAFLAQTPLPMYAFLLASHLGMVAQAFLIHRYSDFSIPAIAAALAWYSFDLAVDYFVPILGDPHHTTLPFADPMAVELVWNTTAFRVAALGATMLTIWISFFALATRAEKARAE; encoded by the coding sequence ATGACCGGGCCGACACTCCCCGCGTGGCTCGCTCCCCTCCCCCGTCGGCTGGAGGACCTCGCGCTTCGCTACGCGTGGCTCATCGTCGCGATAAACGTGGCAGGAACGGCCTTCGGTTTCTGGTACTACCGCTTCCAGTTCGCGGGCACGCCAGTATCGATGTGGCCGTGGGTGCCAGACAGCCCGCTCGCGACGCTGTTCATCGCGTTGAGCCTCGCGCTCTGGAAGCTCGACCGCCGGAACGAACTCGTCGACATGCTCGCCTTCTTCGGCAACATCAAGCTCGGGCTCTGGACCCCGTTCGTCCTCCTCTCGTTCAACGACGCCTTCCTCGCCCAGACCCCGCTGCCGATGTACGCCTTCCTCCTTGCGAGCCACCTCGGGATGGTCGCCCAGGCCTTCCTGATCCACCGCTACAGCGACTTCTCGATCCCGGCGATCGCTGCGGCGCTGGCCTGGTACAGCTTCGACCTCGCGGTGGACTACTTCGTCCCGATCCTCGGGGACCCCCACCACACCACCCTTCCCTTCGCCGATCCGATGGCGGTCGAACTCGTCTGGAACACGACCGCGTTTCGGGTCGCCGCGCTCGGGGCGACCATGCTCACGATCTGGATTTCCTTCTTTGCGCTCGCGACGCGGGCTGAAAAGGCACGAGCCGAGTGA